The following DNA comes from Novosphingobium sp. PP1Y.
TCGCGGCGACGACTTCCGCGGCCAGCAGGAAGGCCAATGCGCCGGTGCCGCCGACGAACTCGCGCCCGACGAGGCCCATGACCCCTTCGCCCGGAATACCGAGTGCAAGCGCAATGCCGGCCTGCGCCGCGGTGATCCAGAAACCCACCTGGCAGACCTGCCGGGCAATCGCCCCGTAGTCCTTTTCCTTCAGGTTGCGAGTGATGACCGGCCCCAGCACCGGCTCGAAGCTGGTCTTGAGCTTCTGCGGCAGGCTCGCGACCTGCTGGGCGGCGTAGTAGACGCCCACTGCGGCAGGCGGCGCAAGGAAACCGAGCATGAAGATGTCGACGCGGCGCGTCCCCCACTCGATCGTGTCGGCCAGGGCGATCGGCATCGAACGGACCGCAAGACGGCGCATCTGCCCGCCCTTGGGGCGCCAGTGATGCGGCAGGCCGTATTCGCGGATGAAGGGGATGAAGGCCGTGATCGCCGCTGCGAAGATCGAGGCGATATAGGCCAGCGAAAGGCCGCTTTCGGGCGCAATCCAGATCATCGCGCCCGCCATGATCGAGATCGTCCATGGCTCGACGATGGCGCGCGACCAGACCGTCGGGCTGATCCGCAGGCGATAGGCCAGTGCCGCGAGCCAGATCTCGGTCAAGGTCAGGGGCGGGATGGCGATCACCATCAAGCGGTCGATTTCGGTGTACTTGCCGCCCGGGAACGTCAGCGCGGGCACGAACCAGAGGATCAGTGCCGCCGCGCACGAGGCGAGGATCGCGAGGACCATGCCATCGGCAACGACATTGGCGGGATGAACCTCGCCCTCGGTATCGGAGAGGCGCTGCGCCAGACCGCGCTTCTCGCCCATCGTGCAGATCATCGCGCACAGTTCGATCACCACCAGCGCGGAGGCGAAGCGACCGAGCGCCGCCGGACCGTAAACCGCGGCGCGGCCGGCGATGAAGAGAAACGGTATGCGCGCGGCGAGGCGCAGGAAGAACCCGAAGAAGTTCGTCCGCCCGCCCTTGGCCAGCGCTGCAATGTCATCCCGGTCGCCGGAACCGGGCGCGCCCTGGGCGCTGCCGGAAGTCTCGCTCAAGTATTGGCTTCCTGCTCTGCGCGCAGCGGCCGTGCGAGCATGTCTTCAACTACGGTTCCTGCAGGCGCATCGCCCTTCAGCAAGCGGCACACGGCCTGGACGATGGGCATGTCGATGCCCTCGCGCGCGGCCAGTTCGGCAAGGACCGGCGCGGTGGCCGCGCCTTCGGCAACGCTGTTCTTGCCCGAGAGGGCCGCCGCCGCAGACTGACCCTGCCCGATCGCAAGACCGAGCGAGAAGTTGCGGCTGGAAGTGGAATTGCAGGTCAGTACGAGGTCGCCCAGGCCGCAAAGGCCGGCCAGCGTCTCCGCCCGCGCGCCGCGCGCAATCCCGAAGCGCAGCATCTCGGCATAGCCGCGCGCAATCAGTGCCGCACGGGCGTTCTGGCCGAGGTTGAGCCCCTCGACGACGCCGCAGGCGATGGCGAGGACGTTCTTGACCGCGCCGCCAATCTCGGCGCCGATGACATCGTCGGAATAATAGGGTCGCAAGGTGTGACGCACGATCAGCGGCGCCAGCCGGTCCCACTGCGCTTCCCCGCCCGCGCAGGCGAGCGTCACCGCGGTCGGCAATCCGGCGGCGACCTCATGTGCGAAAGTCGGCCCGGACAGCACCGCCAGCTGTGCATCCGGCGCGGCAGCGGCCGCGACATCGGACATCAGGCGCCCGGTGCCGGCCTCGATCCCCTTGGCGCACAGGACAAGGTCATGCTCACCCTTGGGCAACAGGGCGATGATGGAGGCGAGGAACTGCGCAGGCACCACCAGCAGCAGCGCCGACAATCCCGCCATCTCTGCAAGATCGCCGGTAGCGCGGATCGTCGGGGAAAGCCCGGCGCTCGGCAGGAACAGGCTGTTGCGGTGCTGCGCGTTGATTTCGGCCACGACTTCGCTCTCGCGCGCCCAGAGCAGCACGTCGCTGCCGTCGCTCGCCAGCGACTGCGCCAGGGCCGTGCCCCAGGCGCCTGCGCCGATGACCCCAACCTTGCACGTCATGCCTTCACTCCCGCGCCGCGAACGGCTTCTGCATTGGGATCGAGCGGCCAGCGCGGACGCGCGGCCGTATCCAGCGGATCCGACTGCCCCAGTGCAAGACGTTCAACGCCCGCCCAGGCGATCATCGCCGCATTGTCCGTGCACAGGCCCAGCGGCGGTGCGACGAATGGCAGGCCATGATCTTCTGCAAGGGCTTCCAGTGCACCGCGGATCGCCGTGTTCGCAGCGACCCCACCGGCAACGACCAGCGCGTTCATTTCGCCCACGCCCTTTAGCGCGCGCCGCGTGCGGTCGATCAGGCAGTCGATCGCGGCCTGCTGGAACGAGGCGGCGATATCCGCATCGGTATAATCCGGGTCTGCCGCCGCATCGAGCGCGTGCTTGGCGCGCATCACCGCACTCTTGAGTCCCGCGAAGGAGAAGTGCGGCTCGGAAGATCCCACAAGCGGGCGCGGCAGGGGCACTTTCTTCGCATCGCCCTGCGCGGCCAGCCGCTCGACCGCGGGGCCGCCCGGATAGCCGAGGCCCAGCAGCTTGGCGGTCTTGTCGAAAGCCTCGCCCAAGGCATCGTCGATGGTCGTGGCCAGGCGGCGGAACTGCCCGACACCTTCGACCG
Coding sequences within:
- a CDS encoding lipopolysaccharide biosynthesis protein, with amino-acid sequence MSETSGSAQGAPGSGDRDDIAALAKGGRTNFFGFFLRLAARIPFLFIAGRAAVYGPAALGRFASALVVIELCAMICTMGEKRGLAQRLSDTEGEVHPANVVADGMVLAILASCAAALILWFVPALTFPGGKYTEIDRLMVIAIPPLTLTEIWLAALAYRLRISPTVWSRAIVEPWTISIMAGAMIWIAPESGLSLAYIASIFAAAITAFIPFIREYGLPHHWRPKGGQMRRLAVRSMPIALADTIEWGTRRVDIFMLGFLAPPAAVGVYYAAQQVASLPQKLKTSFEPVLGPVITRNLKEKDYGAIARQVCQVGFWITAAQAGIALALGIPGEGVMGLVGREFVGGTGALAFLLAAEVVAATAVVSEAALIYVARVQNLAVSVVTIGLQAALTLAGIMLMQHYGYNSLYQAAAAAIALMLALGFASVVKSRMLAKHLGEKINNWRWALVWAAAPAVVIGFLATQYLPEWAELLFGIPAILGSYLYVIWKKAFGPEDRKLFQKTKAA
- a CDS encoding NAD(P)H-dependent glycerol-3-phosphate dehydrogenase, whose product is MTCKVGVIGAGAWGTALAQSLASDGSDVLLWARESEVVAEINAQHRNSLFLPSAGLSPTIRATGDLAEMAGLSALLLVVPAQFLASIIALLPKGEHDLVLCAKGIEAGTGRLMSDVAAAAAPDAQLAVLSGPTFAHEVAAGLPTAVTLACAGGEAQWDRLAPLIVRHTLRPYYSDDVIGAEIGGAVKNVLAIACGVVEGLNLGQNARAALIARGYAEMLRFGIARGARAETLAGLCGLGDLVLTCNSTSSRNFSLGLAIGQGQSAAAALSGKNSVAEGAATAPVLAELAAREGIDMPIVQAVCRLLKGDAPAGTVVEDMLARPLRAEQEANT
- the tsaD gene encoding tRNA (adenosine(37)-N6)-threonylcarbamoyltransferase complex transferase subunit TsaD; protein product: MRTVLGIESSCDETAAALVTDGRVILAQRIASQDEVHRPYGGVVPEIAARAHAERLAPLIKATLADAGMKLDEVDAIAATAGPGLIGGVMVGLVTAKALAMAADKPLIAINHLEGHALSPRLADETLAYPYLLLLVSGGHCQILAVEGVGQFRRLATTIDDALGEAFDKTAKLLGLGYPGGPAVERLAAQGDAKKVPLPRPLVGSSEPHFSFAGLKSAVMRAKHALDAAADPDYTDADIAASFQQAAIDCLIDRTRRALKGVGEMNALVVAGGVAANTAIRGALEALAEDHGLPFVAPPLGLCTDNAAMIAWAGVERLALGQSDPLDTAARPRWPLDPNAEAVRGAGVKA